The Thermococcus sibiricus MM 739 DNA window TATATTTCCTTCCTCCTCTAAACACCAAATGATGCCTTAATTCAGAGACCCAGAGGGAACTTCACGTAGTCAAGAATGCTCCCCCTGCTCTTCCTTATCTCCACGTGCTCCACGAGCTCTTTAAATTCCCCGCCAGCGAGGCCGTCCGCTATTATCGCACTTCCTTGAGCGGCCTCTTTAGCTTTACCTTCAAGACCCCTCTGCTTGACGACTGGAAGACCAAAAAGCTCCTCAAAGGTGTCTTTGACATCCTTTCTCAGCTCCTCTATGCGCATCAATCTGCCCGATAGGACTATTTCTCTGGGGTTGCGTACAATGGCTAGCTCAGCTGCGACTGCCTTAATGAAACCGTCCTTCATCGCCTCCCAGGCTCTGGAGAAGGACTCCTCATCGAGCCGTTTGGCGAACTCCTCTGGGGGGAGGATCTCGTTGGCCGCTATCACTGTGGCCCCGCCCCAGAAAAGGTGCCACTTCTCCACCTTCCCTAGTAAGTAAGCAACCTCACCGTCGAGGGCACCGCTGTTCACGTAAGCCGGGCCGGGGAATATTGTCCCCCCGATGCCGTCAACGATTTTCCCGCCCTTAACACCTCCAGCGTAGTTGTAGCCAAAACCAACTTCGAGGAGGACGAAAGAGACATCGTTATACTCAACGCCAAGTCTCTTTGCCTGGTCGTATATGCCGAGCACAGTTATCGCCATCTTGTCCGCTGTTCCCATATCGATCTTATTGTACTTCCTCCACTCCGGAACCGTCGGGAGGTGAATAACGCCCGGAATGAACCAGACGTTCATGTCCTTCTCTGCCATCTCATCTACCATCTTCTGCAGCCCTATGAGAACAGGAATTTTTTTCATCTCCTCCCCTCTCACGAGCGTCATCTCGAAGCGGTCTTTATCCGTCAGCTCGCTTATGTGCTTTAGCGGGACCCCATAGCCAGAGGGCCCGATTATAAGGTTTGCATCGAAATTTTCTATCACCTTAACTATCTGCTCCGGTTTTTCCGCAACTACCTCGCTTGGAAAAGTTAGATCAAGCCTTATCCTCCCATCCTCAAGCCCGATAACATCAAAGCTCTTTGTCCCTGGATCAACGCCTATGACCCTCATGAAAAACCACCACTCTGGATTTTGGCCTTATTAAGAAAGGGAATGGTGTATTTAAAAACTTTCCCGCCGCCCTTGTCCTTCTCGAGCTTGCTGACGACGATGAGATTATCGATCCTGAGGATCAACTTAGAGCGGAGGAAGAGCCCTGGCTGAGTGAGGAGTACATTGAAAAAATCGTGACCATAGTGAACGAACAGGGGAGGCACTTCAAGGCCAAGCTGAAGAGACCGGAAGAAGAGGTTGAAAATCTTCACTAAATTATGCACTACTCAAAAACAGTGCCAAAGAGACAAAAAGTTATTATAACAGTTAAGCTATAATACTAAAAGGGAAATGCAATGAACCAAATGGTGCTCCTCCTTGGCCAATCCCTCAGCCTTTCGGCAAAAATAGTGGGAGCTTTATTTCTCGCCTATACTTACTGGAAACACAAACGAGAACCTGCCCTTTATTGGTTTCTTTCTTGGGTTGCCGCTGCTTCTTCGATATTTGCCGACATAAGTAGGAATATATACATACTTTCGCTATCAGGAGCCTTTTGGGCAACATTCTTGTTTTATGGAACACTCATCCTCCTAGAGGAAAATGAGATTGTAAGTGGGAAAATAAGAGGCTGGTGTTGGAAAACACTATCAGCAATTCCTGTTGCAACGAGCTTATACGGGATTCTAATCGGTGTTATAGGCTATTCTTCTGATTGGTTTGCCCTTCTAGGCCTGCCTTATGCAGTTTCAGCCCTTTTTATCGTAGTCTCGGGACTCATGATATTATCCGCTAGAGAATTTTACAACAATAAGGCTCTTTATCTGGGAGGCATTCTCTTCGTTTATGGACTTCACCAGCTCGACTTCCCAATTTTGAGGCTCGTGGAGTGGTTTGCCCCGATCGGATTTGCCCTTGGGTCGATATTTACGGTTCTCTCTGCCTACTTTATGATAAAATTCGTCTTTGCAGAGGAATTCATAAGGGTTGAAAAACCCTCTGTGGAAATTTACTTCAAGCCAGGAGTGATGATAATCAAGCCTCTGGAATATACTACAATAAAAGAGAAGCTCGAAAAAGTGTCAGCGCTGGCATTTGTTAGGGACTTAAAGGCCCCAAAGACATGGAATACATTTTTCGTCTCAACTACAGAGGTAAGAAACTCCGTATCTCCCACTAACTTGGCTTTCATAATTGATACCTCTGTTAGATACCTCAAAGAAGCCAAAAACAAAGGATTTGGAGGAGTTATTATTATAGACTGTCCGGAGTACCTAAAAGCATACAATGGATTTGAATCATTGGCAAAATTCTTTGCTTCATTAAAAGATTTCACGATTTCATATGAAGGAACTCTTATATTAGTGATTGAAGAAAAGGCTTGGGATGAAAGAGAACTACAAATCCTAAAGAGAATACTTGTATGAGTCCAAAAGTTTATAACTTTAAATTCCGTGCATTCCAAAAGGTGAAAAAATGGGAATTGAAAACATAATAGCAAAATTGGCCTCAATTGGGTCCGACCTAAGCACACGAAATGCAGTTAGAATGGCCCTATCCCTAATAAGCGAGGATGAAGAACTCACCGATCAAATTTACGTCGAGATAAAAAATAAGGCATACAAAGAGGACTTCACAAGAATACCTATCGAAAAACGTGCCGTTTTCATTCCACAGTGTCTAAGGAATGTAAAAGAATGCCCTGCTGAATTTGGCGAATATGGTTGGGAATGCACAAAATGTGGGAAATGCGCTATAGGTGAGATAATCGAATACGGGGAAAAGCTCGGCTACAAGCATTTTTACATAGTTCCTGGAGGAAGTTTAGTTAAGAAAGTACTCAAAGAGAAAGTTCCAAGGGGTGAAATAAAAGCAGCAATTGGAATAGCATGCTGGCCCGAGCTGGCCGAGGCCAGTGAAAAACTTTCCATCTTAAAGATTCCCCTCCAAGCTGTTCCATTACTAAGAACAGGATGTATAAACACGATAGTGGATATCAAAAGGGCCAAAGAAGTTCTGGAAATTGGAACCAACCTAAAAGTACAAAAACCACTAACTTCCCCCGATACAAGTCTACAGATTAGCTTTTAACCAATATCCCCTCTTATTTCATTCCATATTGCAACTAGAATTAATATTGCCCCTAGATACCCTCTTAAACTCAACACTTCCCCTATAGTCAAAAATGAAGAAATATGTCCAAATATAGGTTCAGCTGAATAAATCAATGCTGCTTTATGGGCTTTTGTTTCTTTTTGATACTTTATCTGAAAAGTAAAGCCAATTACTGTTGCTAAAACTGCAGTGTAAAGTATTCCAACCAATGGGGCTGTTTCTCTTGAGAAAGCGAATCCTTCTACAATTAAGGCATAACTCAATGAAAATACAAAATTCCAGAATATTTGCCAGAATGCCAAGCTTAAATAATCCTTTTCCTTAAACTTATGGACCAAGACTATCTGAAATGCAAATGAAATTGCACAAAGAACTGTTAATAGATCCCCATAATTAAAGTGGAGTGTTGCATCCGATATCAAATATAAACCAACTATAGCAGCACCCAAAGATAGAAAATCCTTACCCTTCAACTTATCTCCAAGGAGCCCATAAGCCACGAAAGGAGTAAAAACAACGTAGAGAGAGGTTATAAATGCAGAATTCGATGCAGAGGTATACTTCAACCCAACGATTTGAGAGGCATGTCCAAAAAACAAAGTAGACCCTAAAACAAAACCCTCAAAAAGTGTTTCTTTTTTCAGAACCGTTCTACCAAAAAATAGTAACATAAGAAGGGAAGCAACGCCAAAGCGATATGTCAAGAAAAGAACTGGAGAGAGATATTCAAGACTAACCTTCATGACCGGAAAGGTAAGCCCCCATATGACTGTAATTCCTAGAAGGACCAGTTCTGCTTTTTTCATGTCTCTTTTTACAAGAATTAGGATTTTTAAATGTTTCATTCAGAGATTAGTTTGAACGCTCTAATTTGCATAATCTTTATATAAAAAGAAAACATAGAGTATTTTTGGTGATATTGTGAGTGAGAATGAACCCCAACCCCCCCAGCATGAAACTTTCGAGAGAGTTTGGATTTTAATAACCCCTGATAAATGCAGTGGCTGCAGGCTATGTGAAATAACATGCTCTTTAGAACATGAAGGAATTATCTGGCCAGAAGCATCAAGGATAAGAGTTTTTGAGCTCTTGCCTGGCGTTAATGTGCCTCAAACTTGTGTTCAGTGCCCCGACTATCCATGTGTAAAAGCCTGTCCGGTGGATGCTTTAAGTGTAAATGAAAAAACAGGCGCGGTTCTTGTTGATGAAGAGAAATGTATAGAGTGTGGTGCGTGCATTACAGCATGTCCAGGAAAAGTTCCGAGAATTCCAACAGACAAAGGGAGCGTAGTTATATGTGATCTCTGTGGAGGAGAACCCAAGTGTGTTGAAGTCTGTCATGAGGCCGGTCATGATGCTCTAAAACTAGTTAAAGGAAACTACAGATCTGTTTTCAAGACCTTTGCAAAAGAGCCCATAGAGAAAAGCTTTGAGATTGCAAGAAAAATGTACGGAGAAGAATTTTTAAGGTGATGAAAATGAACGGTTATACCGGAAAGCTTCTTGACATAAATTTAACAAAGGAGAAAATAAAAGAAACTAAACTTGATGAAGAGATTCTTAAGAAGTTCTATGGAGGCAGAGGGTTAGGTACCTACCTTCTCTGGAAAGAGCTCGGAGATAGATGGGAGACTGTTGACCCTCTTGATGAGGAGAACTTGCTCTTGATTCTAAGTGGGCCTCTAACTGGTTATTATCCCGGAATGAAGACTGCTGTTATTTCCAAATCCCCAGAAAGCAACGGTGTTGTGGGGAGTGTACTAAGCAGCGAAGTCGCTTTGGAACTTAAAACTTCGGGCTATGATGGAGTTATAATACGGGGAAAAGCTAAAAGCCCCGTATATCTTTTTGTCCACAACGATACCGTGGAGATAAGGGATGCAAATAAATACTGGGGTATGGGAGGAACTGAACTCTACAAAACCCTTCTTAAAGAAGTTCACGAAGAGATAAAAAAGAAAGAAATGCTGAAAGGAATCCCAAAAGAGCCTGCAATGATGTATATAGGACGAGCTGGAGAGAACCAAGTGCGTATTGCTGCCATAATGACAAAACTTATGCATGCGGCTGGCTATGGCGGTTATGGAGCCGTTATGGGAAGCAAGAATCTCAAAGCCATACTCGTAAAAGGAAGCAAAGCCCTTCCAGAAGTTTATGATAAAGAGAAAGTAAAGATCCTTTTAAGGGAGTTTTGGAAAAAATCATTCTTATCAACCACATTTAGAGAATGGGGGACTGGAGCTGGAGGTTATAGTGTTGGCCACGATCGCTCAAGTGAACCTATAAGAAACTGGCAAGAAGAGTATCACAATAACGAAGAGATAAGCGTAGTTAATTTCGAGGATAGAGCTTGGATAAAGAAATACTGGGCCGACTATGGATGTCCGATTAATTGTATGAAGATTTCATACCTTCGTTACGGCCCATACAAGGGAGCAATTACAGATGCACCTGACTATGAGCTCCAAGCATACATGGGGAGTAATCTTGGAATATTCGAGCCAGAAAAAATCGTTTATCTATCATACCTTGTGGATGAACTCGGACTAGATGGTATAAACGCCGGAAATACTTTGGGATTTGTGGCTGAACTTTACCAGAGAGGAATTCTAACGAAAGATGATATTGGTTTTGAACTTAATTGGGGAGATGAAAAAGCTTTTGCAAAACTTTTGCACTTAATAGCCAATAAAGAAGAGATTGGTGAGATATTAGCAGATGGGACATATAGGGCCGCATTAAAAGTTTCCAAAATAAAAGGAATAGATGTCACAAAATACGCTGTCCACGTGAAAGGAATAGGTATCGGAGCACATGGAATAAGAAGCGAGCTTGATTACACAAAAGATATCAGTTATGCAGTCTCAGTTCAAGGTGGGGATCACACTTCAACAGCAGGCTTGCCAGCTAAAAGTTATGAAGGCGAAATGGTCAACACCTTCTATGACTCAGCTGTAATATGTTTCTTCGTCACACAACCAGGCTTCGAGAATATCCTAGAGTTTGGAAACGCAGTAACTGGTTTTAACATAAGTCCCGAACAGTGGCTGAATGAAATCGGAAGAAGAATAATACATCTCCAAAGGATCCTTCTCCTCCTAGGGGGCCCGGATGTTTACTGGGATCCAAGAAAAGATGACGATAACCCCCCAAGGTTCTACGAACCATTGCCAAGTGGACCCATGAGAGGAAAAGCACCAAGCGAGGAAGAGATAAAAGCAAAAGTGAAGCAGTACTATGAGGAGATTGGCTACGACGAAAACGGCATTCCGAAGGAAGAGGTTCTTGAAGAACTTGGGCTTGGCGAGGCAAAGAAAGAAATCAAAAGAATCAAAAGACACTTGAACATTTAACGTTTCTTTCTAAACTTTTAGTTTTGGTGAATCTTTTAAAGCACTATACCCAAAAATTTAACGGTGATGTTATGCCTGAGTACAAAGATATGGTTCTGAAGGTCGTGGGGGAAAGGCTCTCCCCGATGAAGATGAAGGTCAGGGCCGGGAATTTTGAGATGGTGATGGACAAGCTCGGTGGGGAGGCCCCGAGCCCGATAGAGTACGTCCTCGCCGCCCTTGCCGGCTGCATAAACATAGTCGCGACCCTTGTTGCCCAGGATATGGGGATAAACATCGAGGACTTAAGCGTTGAGGTTGAAGGTGTCTTTAATCCAGCAAAATTCCTTGGCCAGGAAAATGGAAGAGCAGGCTACAAGGAGATTACGGCCAAGATTAAAGTAAAGACCGATGCTGACGAAGAGACTCTTAAGAAGTGGCT harbors:
- a CDS encoding DUF1464 family protein — protein: MRVIGVDPGTKSFDVIGLEDGRIRLDLTFPSEVVAEKPEQIVKVIENFDANLIIGPSGYGVPLKHISELTDKDRFEMTLVRGEEMKKIPVLIGLQKMVDEMAEKDMNVWFIPGVIHLPTVPEWRKYNKIDMGTADKMAITVLGIYDQAKRLGVEYNDVSFVLLEVGFGYNYAGGVKGGKIVDGIGGTIFPGPAYVNSGALDGEVAYLLGKVEKWHLFWGGATVIAANEILPPEEFAKRLDEESFSRAWEAMKDGFIKAVAAELAIVRNPREIVLSGRLMRIEELRKDVKDTFEELFGLPVVKQRGLEGKAKEAAQGSAIIADGLAGGEFKELVEHVEIRKSRGSILDYVKFPLGL
- a CDS encoding DUF835 domain-containing protein is translated as MNQMVLLLGQSLSLSAKIVGALFLAYTYWKHKREPALYWFLSWVAAASSIFADISRNIYILSLSGAFWATFLFYGTLILLEENEIVSGKIRGWCWKTLSAIPVATSLYGILIGVIGYSSDWFALLGLPYAVSALFIVVSGLMILSAREFYNNKALYLGGILFVYGLHQLDFPILRLVEWFAPIGFALGSIFTVLSAYFMIKFVFAEEFIRVEKPSVEIYFKPGVMIIKPLEYTTIKEKLEKVSALAFVRDLKAPKTWNTFFVSTTEVRNSVSPTNLAFIIDTSVRYLKEAKNKGFGGVIIIDCPEYLKAYNGFESLAKFFASLKDFTISYEGTLILVIEEKAWDERELQILKRILV
- a CDS encoding DUF116 domain-containing protein, giving the protein MGIENIIAKLASIGSDLSTRNAVRMALSLISEDEELTDQIYVEIKNKAYKEDFTRIPIEKRAVFIPQCLRNVKECPAEFGEYGWECTKCGKCAIGEIIEYGEKLGYKHFYIVPGGSLVKKVLKEKVPRGEIKAAIGIACWPELAEASEKLSILKIPLQAVPLLRTGCINTIVDIKRAKEVLEIGTNLKVQKPLTSPDTSLQISF
- a CDS encoding DMT family transporter, which encodes MKKAELVLLGITVIWGLTFPVMKVSLEYLSPVLFLTYRFGVASLLMLLFFGRTVLKKETLFEGFVLGSTLFFGHASQIVGLKYTSASNSAFITSLYVVFTPFVAYGLLGDKLKGKDFLSLGAAIVGLYLISDATLHFNYGDLLTVLCAISFAFQIVLVHKFKEKDYLSLAFWQIFWNFVFSLSYALIVEGFAFSRETAPLVGILYTAVLATVIGFTFQIKYQKETKAHKAALIYSAEPIFGHISSFLTIGEVLSLRGYLGAILILVAIWNEIRGDIG
- a CDS encoding 4Fe-4S dicluster domain-containing protein, encoding MSENEPQPPQHETFERVWILITPDKCSGCRLCEITCSLEHEGIIWPEASRIRVFELLPGVNVPQTCVQCPDYPCVKACPVDALSVNEKTGAVLVDEEKCIECGACITACPGKVPRIPTDKGSVVICDLCGGEPKCVEVCHEAGHDALKLVKGNYRSVFKTFAKEPIEKSFEIARKMYGEEFLR
- a CDS encoding aldehyde ferredoxin oxidoreductase family protein, whose amino-acid sequence is MNGYTGKLLDINLTKEKIKETKLDEEILKKFYGGRGLGTYLLWKELGDRWETVDPLDEENLLLILSGPLTGYYPGMKTAVISKSPESNGVVGSVLSSEVALELKTSGYDGVIIRGKAKSPVYLFVHNDTVEIRDANKYWGMGGTELYKTLLKEVHEEIKKKEMLKGIPKEPAMMYIGRAGENQVRIAAIMTKLMHAAGYGGYGAVMGSKNLKAILVKGSKALPEVYDKEKVKILLREFWKKSFLSTTFREWGTGAGGYSVGHDRSSEPIRNWQEEYHNNEEISVVNFEDRAWIKKYWADYGCPINCMKISYLRYGPYKGAITDAPDYELQAYMGSNLGIFEPEKIVYLSYLVDELGLDGINAGNTLGFVAELYQRGILTKDDIGFELNWGDEKAFAKLLHLIANKEEIGEILADGTYRAALKVSKIKGIDVTKYAVHVKGIGIGAHGIRSELDYTKDISYAVSVQGGDHTSTAGLPAKSYEGEMVNTFYDSAVICFFVTQPGFENILEFGNAVTGFNISPEQWLNEIGRRIIHLQRILLLLGGPDVYWDPRKDDDNPPRFYEPLPSGPMRGKAPSEEEIKAKVKQYYEEIGYDENGIPKEEVLEELGLGEAKKEIKRIKRHLNI
- a CDS encoding OsmC family protein; amino-acid sequence: MPEYKDMVLKVVGERLSPMKMKVRAGNFEMVMDKLGGEAPSPIEYVLAALAGCINIVATLVAQDMGINIEDLSVEVEGVFNPAKFLGQENGRAGYKEITAKIKVKTDADEETLKKWLEQVEERCPVSDNLSNPTPIKVEFEKC